The DNA segment AGGCATGGTGCACTGGTTCAGGGGGCAGGCAGCAACACAAGAGACTTGGGGATTCTTACCCTGAAAGGTCTCTTCGCGGTCTTCCAGCTTCCTCTTTTTCATATTTGGCTAAAATATACAAAACGTTTTACTCACAAACTAGTCGTAAGCTATAACAGTGTTgcaaaggaaataaggaaaaactttAGAGCCTCTGCTACGCTCCTGGTTTCTAAGcattcttctttaaaaacaaaggaggACTGCAGAGCACAGCATTACCTCCAGCAGACTTCCCAGGCTCGAGAGACAACTTCCTAAATAGCCTTTGGGAGAGCCATGGCCTGCTATCAAATAAGAATATCCTACTCCAGCACAGAGCAAGCCATGCAGTTTTAATTAACAGAAGTAGGGATCACAACCAAGAGAGTAACCTTACCCCATCCAGTCCGTCATGGCTGTTCGTGAGAAGAATTGGGTCAGGCACTGGGAGGTTCATGTCCGAATGGATCTGAGTGAGATCATGAATATTCAGGATAGGCTCCtggaaaataaagcagatttgTTGTTTAATTATGAACGAACAAATTCTGTCACACCAAACACAATGAGAAGCCAAAAGATTCAGACCTCCCTCTTATCCAACCataaaataaagatgaatgaaAAAGAAGTCTAACAATAGGCCTGTGACGAGACCTCCCTCCACCCAAGAACAGCATGCCAGCTCCAGACTGTGATCAAAGCTATCAACTGTCTGCAACGCTGGAGTCCCTGTGAGACCACAGCATTGCGAAGGACAGCCCGAAGTTGCCGAACATGTAAGAAAGATAAATGTGGTGATcacacaaagaaaactgaaaaaggaagcaTCCCCACTAGAGCTAACAGCACTCAAATGCACACAAGCaaccgagccactgcttcctgtCTTTGTAAGAAGgtgaaatacacaagaaaatacaCAGGGTGAGACCTGCCTCGTCATTTTCAACACAGAGCTTGAAGATGAGAAAGGATACAGAGCACAACATATTCCCTACCTTAAGGAACCCATCGAGTTCTAACAGCTTCTTTGGGAAAAAGTTTGCCACCAGGTCTTCAGcctgagagagaaagaagagacgATGACGTGAAACAACGCCGCGAGGTTCCCGCTAGCGGGCAAGAACGCCAGGAAATCAACTGCCCAAAGGCAGCAAGCAGGAGAGAACACAAGTTCTGCCTGCTGCCAACCGTCACGCTAGGCCAAGGTGAGAGGATGCCAGGATAGCCACAAGGCTACGTAACCTCACTCCAGCTGGTGGCCGAAGCTCTGAGCGCTGCTAAGCTTCCCGGAGAGGCTCAAATCGCAATCAAGTCTGTCAGAAAGATACGGCCGAATGGCCTCTTCCCTGTCCTATCACGCTCTGGGCAGTGGCAGAGGGATACTCACCTCGCTCGTAATCCGCTCCCTGAAGGAGTCAACctgtagaaggaaaaaagcaacagttCAGAGCTACTCCCAAAAAACAGGGCTCAGCGCAAGCCAAGCGCTGCGCCCTGCAGCTGTGGAGTTCAGCTACAGCCTGAACCCCGGATCGCTCCAGGCGCAGCTCTCGTCCTCGTGAGAAACATCCGAGAGCTGGAAGAGCCTATAAACACCGAGCGGCAGCTGCCAGAGGATGCCAGAAGCAGCTCCCTGCCCGTCTTGCCCGCAGGGGCTGGGCTCAAAAGGACACTCCAGAAGCGCGAGGGAAGGTGCAGAGCAATGGGGGAGACCGAAACCCGCGCAGCTCCCGCCCGGGCCGGCTGCGGCACGGGGCGGAGGGGGAGATCCGCCGTGCTGGACACGCGCAGCCCGCGCCTGGGCCAGCGGCCACCCTTCGCCAGGGAACCGCTCGGGGCCGGCCGCAGAgcagccccgtccccgtccccgtccccgccctCCCGGCGCTCCGGCGGAGCCGCGGTACAGCGGCGGCCGGgcgcgcgggggcggcggcgccggagagaggggggggggggcgggggcagagcCAGGCGGCGGGGCAGAGGCAGGCGGCTGGCCCGCGCGGGCGGGCCGCGCTCGGCGGCCGCACGACCGGCGGCCGGGGCGAGACGGCCGGGCGGCGCCCTGGGGCGGCCCcgagcccgccccgccccgaggCCCGGGCCGGCACCGGCCCAGCCCGACGGGGCCGtgagggcggcggcgcggcgggccgcgCGGAGGGCGCACCTTGAGCTTCACCTCCGGGTCCACCTTGAGCAGCgaggccatggcggcggcgggcgggtcCGGGTCTCGCTCTGGcgcggggccgcgctgccgccTGCCCCACCACCGGCGTCGCCGCCACCGGAACTGACCTCACGCGGCGCGCCCGCCAATgccgcgcgcgcccgccgcccgcgtGACCCTCCCCCCGCGCGCACGCGCCGCCGGGTCCTGGCCGCTCACACGGCCGCCCGGGGCGAGGCGAGGGAAAATGGCCGCCGCGGCCCCTACACCCCTGCCAGGACCGTGCCCTGCCGCGTGCGTCACATCCGTCGCGCGGCGATggcggagcgggcgcggggcTGAGCGGCGGCATGGAGGGGAGCCGGCCGCCCGCCTGCACCACGCAGGTCAGCTTCGTCTGCCAGCGCTGCAGCCAGCCGCTGAAGCTCGACACCTCCTTCAAGATCCTCGACCGCCTCACCATCCAGGAGCTCACCGGtaccggcggggcggggggccggggcggggggccggggcggggcggggcgggggcccgggCCCGGGTGACGCCTCCTCTcccgcagccccgctgctgaccgccgcccctgcccggcccggggACGCGCACGAAGAGGAGAGCGCCCTGACGGAGGtacggcggggccgggcgcggcggcggcccccccccccccccccccccgggccccccggTGACGGTGTCCCCTCGCCCCGCAGGAGGCCTTCGCGGAGAACCGGCAGGATGGCGTGTCCAGGAGGTTCATCCCGCCGGCCAGGTacggccgccgccgcgctcccggcctcccccccccctcgcccccgccaGGCCTGCCCCTGCTCGGGGCCCGGCCGCGGGCGGGTCCCGCGCCCGCAGCCCTCGGCAGCTTCCTCCGGGCAGACCGAGCCGGCGCTGAGGAGCTGCCCGGGGAAAGGGTCCCCCGGCGGGGCACCACCTCTGCCGGAGGGGCACGCGTTAGCGTTGCCCGTCTCCTGTGACCCCCTTAGAGCTTCCCCCGAGGGGTCCCTGTGGCCCTTGGGCTCCTCAGCGGGCAGCGGCACAGCCATTTGAATATACGTAAATGCACAGGATTTAGGACGCTGCTGATTAGCTACGGGTTAACACAAAACGCTGTCCCGGTAGAGCTCTCATGAAATGCAGGCTCCCCCGTCCTTCTGTCTTGTGTGTTTTCCCTTTCTGACTCTTGGACTAGCTTCAGACCTAAGTCTAGCACTCGAGCTGGCTCCCCTAGACCCCCGGCGCTCAACTCTCAATAAAATTCTTTCCAAGAATGATGTCAACAGAAAGCGCCAACAGTTTCACGCTGATCGGAGAGGCGTCAGATGGCGGCACGATGGAAAACCTCAGCCGGAGACTGAAGGCAAGTTTTACATGAGCTGGTAAACTGGGATACTTTTGAATGGAGCATCAGTTTTTCTAGATGCTCTGCAAGGTTAAACTGCAAAGCTGTCCGTAGCGCTGGCTTTCCGATATTTTTGTTGGTGAGTAGTTCAGTAAAGCTGGCTTATTTTAAATCAGGATTTCACCTGCAAGAAATACTTTGCCAGTTGAAGAAGCACAAGCCTGTCTGTTGAAAACCAGCCGGCAGCTGCCTGAGGCTTCACCTGAACTAACGGTGAGCTCTTCCTGCAGGTTACCGGTGACCTCTTTGACATTATGTCTGGACAGACAGATGTGGATCACCCTCTGTGTGAGGAATGCACAGACACTCTGCTAGACCAACTAGACACCCAGCTTAACATCACAGAGAACGAGTGCCAGAACTACAAGTGAGTGATCCGGAGGTGACCTGAGACAGGATTTGCTTTAGCCTGGAGCCTAGGGAAAGAATACAGCCTTGATCCGGCTTTCTGGGATCAGCAGGAGACGTCCCTGACTTCAGCGCTTGGTTTTCTTTGTCTGAACGagatgaaaattttatttttgagagtCCTGTGGTACAGCTACTCCAGCTGAAGTCCGCGAGCCCATCAGAAGGACTGACGCCACCTCCCCACGGCGCCCGTGTGGCAGCATTCCCGTGTGGTTGAGGGCTTCGCAGGGACGGTTACCGGCAGGCAGTAACAGATCCTCGGCCACCATCTCGCTCCCCTGTTCTCCTGTGTGCGTTCCTGACTCACGGTGCAGGACCAATGCGGAGAGCTCGGGATTAACGAGAGGTGCACGTGATACCAGAGTCCCTGTTTGCACCTCTGCTCGCGTGCGCAGGCTGTCACGGAACCGGGGACACGGCAGGGGGCTTCCCAGGATCCCTGCTTCGGTAATCCTGTCATTCTCTTTTAGGAGATGTCTGGAGATACTGGAAGAAATGAACGAGGATGATAAGGAGAAACTGCAAACAGAACTGAAAGAACTTGCACTGGAGGAAGAGCAACTGATTCAGGAGCTAGAGGACGTTGAGAAGAACCGCAAGATTGTGGCTGAAGACTTCGAGAGAGTCAGGGCAGAGGCGGAACGGCTGGAGCAGGAAGAAGCTCAGTGAGTGAACTGCAACTGCAGTTTATGGCAGGGATTTTGGGTAACAGATAAATGAGATCATAATGTGGAGAAACCTGTAAATAATGCCCAAATGCAAGTGGCTTATTCTTTGCAAAACTGAAGTTGGCTAGACCAAGAAAACCTAGTATACCGTGTGAGCGATCACTTTTCTGTAAAAGCCTGCACTTAGCATTTCTTGTCTTGCTTTTATTAAAAGGTATCAGAAGGAATA comes from the Aptenodytes patagonicus chromosome 20, bAptPat1.pri.cur, whole genome shotgun sequence genome and includes:
- the BECN1 gene encoding beclin-1, whose amino-acid sequence is MEGSRPPACTTQVSFVCQRCSQPLKLDTSFKILDRLTIQELTAPLLTAAPARPGDAHEEESALTEEAFAENRQDGVSRRFIPPARMMSTESANSFTLIGEASDGGTMENLSRRLKVTGDLFDIMSGQTDVDHPLCEECTDTLLDQLDTQLNITENECQNYKRCLEILEEMNEDDKEKLQTELKELALEEEQLIQELEDVEKNRKIVAEDFERVRAEAERLEQEEAQYQKEYCEFKRQQLELDDELKSVDNQMRYAQMQLDKLKKTNVFNATFHIWHSGQFGTINNFRLGRLPSVPVEWNEINAAWGQTVLLLHALANKMGLKFQRYRLVPYGNHSYLESLTDKSKELPLYCSGGLRFFWDNKFDHAMVAFLDCVQQFKEEVEKGETRFCLPYRMDVEKGKIEDTGGSGGSYSIKTQFNSEEQWTKALKFMLTNLKWGLAWVSSQFYNK